The Ignavibacteriales bacterium genome has a segment encoding these proteins:
- a CDS encoding SRPBCC domain-containing protein yields the protein MLNEDKSNKAGENKLQFDFTVDKGAKTVLITREFDAGLSLVWDAFTKPEILDQWVAPKPWTSKTKYMDFKVGGRRFYAMVSPEGNERWAIQKYTSISPKTNFKMYNTFADKDENPELTSSDWDYTFSEQNGRTTVRITIYNESLARMEKMIEMGFKEGFTMSMTNLENLLAALSKK from the coding sequence ATGTTGAACGAAGATAAATCCAACAAGGCGGGGGAAAATAAATTGCAATTTGATTTTACCGTTGACAAGGGAGCAAAAACGGTATTAATAACAAGAGAATTTGACGCCGGTCTTTCTCTGGTATGGGATGCTTTTACAAAACCGGAAATTCTCGACCAGTGGGTTGCACCTAAACCGTGGACGTCGAAGACAAAATATATGGACTTCAAAGTGGGCGGACGAAGATTTTATGCTATGGTAAGTCCGGAAGGAAATGAGCGCTGGGCGATTCAGAAATACACTTCAATTAGTCCAAAAACCAATTTCAAAATGTATAATACTTTTGCGGACAAAGATGAAAATCCCGAATTAACGAGTTCTGATTGGGATTACACTTTTAGCGAACAGAACGGAAGGACAACAGTGCGTATTACTATTTATAATGAATCTCTTGCCCGTATGGAGAAGATGATTGAAATGGGCTTTAAAGAAGGATTCACTATGAGCATGACCAACCTTGAAAATCTGTTGGCGGCTTTATCCAAAAAATAA
- a CDS encoding Cthe_2314 family HEPN domain-containing protein, which translates to MILSQQNIFIQLDRHLCAEYEDRELMCLDDYKIDDTLAFSFYHRIIDKKIRINSFNSVDMIFDIQFISQDIKFLTGLLFLLRPFINIPSEEGGTYFQNRYDARYLPLASLAHQNVYNFWDRIGDLLYFFFDTGLEERKVYFATVMSHFPNQYRSSEYFIKLNDLYEQKIKSLITARTQIVHYKQIETKHYLG; encoded by the coding sequence ATGATATTATCTCAACAAAATATTTTTATTCAGTTAGACAGACATTTATGCGCAGAGTATGAAGATCGTGAATTAATGTGTCTTGATGATTATAAGATAGATGATACACTGGCATTTTCCTTTTATCACAGGATTATAGATAAAAAGATTAGAATAAATAGTTTCAACAGTGTCGACATGATATTTGACATTCAATTTATTAGCCAAGACATTAAATTCTTGACGGGTCTCTTATTTCTTCTTCGTCCATTTATAAACATTCCATCTGAGGAGGGAGGAACATATTTCCAGAATAGATATGATGCTAGATATTTACCACTCGCAAGTCTTGCGCATCAAAATGTTTACAATTTCTGGGATAGAATTGGAGATTTGTTATACTTCTTTTTTGACACTGGACTCGAAGAGAGAAAAGTTTATTTCGCAACAGTTATGAGCCATTTCCCAAATCAGTATCGGTCAAGTGAATATTTCATAAAGCTAAATGACTTATATGAACAAAAAATTAAATCATTGATTACCGCTAGAACTCAGATTGTCCATTATAAACAAATTGAGACAAAACATTATCTAGGCTGA
- a CDS encoding DinB family protein produces MELPNDQDKILELFKQGPDILENALAGLSDKALDYVPSKGGWSIRQIVHHIVDGDDLWKICIKIALGNEEAEFTLNWYIAFPQIEWAKQWSYEKRSIDVSLALFRAIRDHILQLLEYAPDGWTKSVQFRNPNGEIEVVPVGVVIKMQADHVVHHVKRISAIRQEISNT; encoded by the coding sequence ATGGAACTACCAAATGATCAGGATAAAATCCTTGAGTTATTTAAGCAGGGACCTGATATTCTTGAAAATGCCTTAGCTGGTTTGAGCGACAAAGCGTTAGATTATGTTCCATCGAAAGGCGGGTGGTCTATACGTCAGATTGTTCATCATATTGTTGATGGAGATGATCTATGGAAAATATGCATCAAAATTGCATTGGGTAATGAAGAAGCTGAATTCACTCTCAATTGGTACATTGCGTTTCCGCAGATAGAGTGGGCAAAACAGTGGAGTTATGAAAAACGATCAATCGATGTATCATTAGCCCTATTCAGAGCAATTAGAGATCATATACTTCAATTGTTAGAATATGCACCTGATGGATGGACCAAATCTGTCCAATTTCGAAATCCCAATGGAGAAATAGAAGTAGTACCGGTAGGTGTTGTAATTAAAATGCAGGCTGATCATGTTGTTCATCATGTTAAGCGAATCTCAGCAATTCGTCAAGAGATTTCCAACACGTAA
- a CDS encoding NAD(P)-dependent alcohol dehydrogenase, with amino-acid sequence MKAVICTKYGPPEVLQFIEIEKPFLKKNEVLIKVNATTVHIGDTKVRRLEPGLGPIRDFFFKLLMRFMIGFNGPRKKILGMELAGEIEAVGKDVTLFKIGDPVFASTEFEFGTYVQYRCMPENGILAIKPTNMTYEEAAPLSNGGLTALINLRKGNIQKGQKVLIYGASGSVGTYAIQLAKHFGAEVTGVCSTANLEMVKSLGADKLIDYTKEDFTQSNNTFDVIFDAVGKIASSKRKKSLTKSGIYISALALSGNIKLKVEDLIFLKELCEAGKLRSVIDKCYPMEQIVEAHRYVDKGHKKGNVVITISHNDKT; translated from the coding sequence ATGAAAGCAGTTATATGCACAAAATACGGTCCGCCTGAGGTCCTTCAGTTTATAGAAATTGAAAAACCTTTTCTTAAAAAGAATGAAGTACTGATAAAAGTAAATGCTACAACAGTACACATCGGGGATACTAAGGTTCGGCGTTTAGAACCAGGTTTAGGTCCAATCAGAGATTTCTTTTTCAAGCTATTGATGCGATTTATGATCGGTTTCAACGGACCCAGAAAAAAAATACTTGGAATGGAACTGGCAGGAGAAATAGAGGCAGTTGGTAAAGATGTTACCTTGTTTAAAATAGGCGATCCGGTTTTTGCATCTACCGAATTTGAATTTGGCACTTACGTCCAGTACCGCTGTATGCCTGAAAATGGTATCCTTGCAATAAAGCCAACCAATATGACCTACGAGGAAGCGGCCCCGCTTTCTAATGGCGGATTAACCGCCTTGATAAATCTTAGAAAAGGAAATATTCAGAAGGGTCAAAAGGTTTTAATTTATGGAGCTTCCGGCAGTGTTGGTACTTATGCAATACAACTTGCCAAGCACTTTGGGGCAGAAGTTACGGGAGTATGCAGCACGGCAAATTTGGAAATGGTAAAATCTCTTGGAGCCGATAAACTTATTGATTACACTAAAGAAGATTTTACACAAAGCAATAATACTTTTGACGTTATTTTTGATGCGGTGGGGAAGATTGCATCTTCAAAACGAAAAAAATCTTTGACCAAGTCGGGAATTTATATAAGCGCTCTTGCCTTGTCAGGCAACATAAAGTTGAAGGTTGAAGACCTGATCTTTCTCAAAGAACTCTGCGAGGCAGGAAAGTTGAGATCAGTAATAGACAAATGTTACCCGATGGAACAAATAGTAGAAGCCCATAGATACGTTGACAAAGGACATAAAAAAGGTAATGTAGTCATAACTATCAGTCATAACGATAAAACCTGA
- a CDS encoding metalloregulator ArsR/SmtB family transcription factor, with translation MKTRRDAFQAIADPTRRTILLLIAARTMTPNAIAEEFHTSRQAVSKHIQILTECELVKQEQKGREIYYRINVNKINEIDEWVEKLKKIFETQFTQLDKVLLKLKKGKKC, from the coding sequence ATGAAAACAAGACGAGATGCATTTCAGGCAATAGCCGACCCTACGCGAAGGACAATTTTGTTATTGATTGCCGCACGGACAATGACACCGAATGCAATTGCAGAAGAATTTCACACAAGCAGACAAGCGGTTTCAAAACATATTCAAATTCTTACAGAATGTGAATTGGTAAAGCAGGAACAAAAAGGAAGAGAAATATACTATCGCATTAATGTAAATAAGATAAACGAGATTGATGAATGGGTTGAGAAATTAAAAAAGATTTTTGAAACCCAGTTCACTCAACTTGATAAAGTATTATTAAAACTAAAGAAAGGGAAAAAATGTTGA